One Balaenoptera musculus isolate JJ_BM4_2016_0621 chromosome 13, mBalMus1.pri.v3, whole genome shotgun sequence genomic region harbors:
- the TEX261 gene encoding protein TEX261 has protein sequence MWFMYVLSWLSLFIQVAFITLAVAAGLYYLAELIEEYTVATSRIIKYMIWFSTAVLIGLYVFERFPTYMIGVGLFTNLVYFGLLQTFPFIMLTSPNFILSCGLVVVNHYLAFQFFAEEYYPFSEVLAYFTFCLWIIPFAFFVSLSAGENVLPSTMQPGDDVVSNYFTKGKRGKRLGILVVFSFIKEAILPSRQKMY, from the exons ATGTGGTTCATGTATGTGCTGAGCTGGCTGTCGCTCTTCATCCAGGTGGCTTTCATCACGCTGGCCGTCG CGGCCGGACTCTATTACCTGGCAGAATTGATAGAAGAATACACAGTGGCCACCAGCAGGATCATAAAATACATGATCTGG TTCTCCACAGCTGTGCTGATTGGCCTCTACGTTTTTGAGCGCTTCCCCACCTACATGATTGGTGTGGGCCTCTTCACCAACCTTGTCTACTTTGGCCTCCTCCAGACCTTCCCCTTCATCATGCTGACCTCGCCTAACTTCATCCTGTCGTGCG GGCTAGTGGTGGTGAATCATTACCTAGCGTTCCAGTTTTTTGCAGAGGAATATTATCCCTTCTCAGAG GTCCTGGCCTATTTCACTTTCTGTCTGTGGATAATCCCGTTTGCGTTCTTTGTGTCACTGTCGGCTGGGGAGAACGTCCTGCCCTCCACCATGCAGCCCGGAG ATGACGTGGTCTCCAATTACTTCACCAAAGGCAAGCGGGGCAAACGCTTAGGGATCCTGGTTGTCTTCTCCTTCATCAAAGAGGCCATTCTACCCAGTCGGCAGAAGATGTACTGA
- the ANKRD53 gene encoding ankyrin repeat domain-containing protein 53, which produces MSSLQDDWAAGVGWQTGRRRGRGDERGRPRDPRPRAPARPPERELEPRRAGGTPRAAAPLRGRPHAAGGAGVGQLRRLGGPAAQVGLGAGVRRRGAGNRSGLPERPAVGRRGSAGSVSLAEVWDQRAIGRYHELFAASLGNLEWLRFCLNRHRGEIPADDKGFTAIHFAAQSGRLACLQVLVEEYKFPADLPTNDGQTPLHLVMHSDNKTMALPCIHYLIKQGAALNTQTCNGSTPLHLAAREGLLSCVKVLVQKGANVHAQDARGCKPIDYCKIWNHRICARFLKDAMWQQDKKDFAHEMRKLKRLKKQLALTEEDCLTEYQKEQQILREADFKKWLHRKLLPQGQSLIRNTQGEPRPPPQATVLSKTPKHGALWPPKSVYPSREARLRQTLQPSQPSVMPIPTCKQPMVRRPKVWNLSNNPVRSPTAQIGYPQGIRLGVHPDPRPEHDFRCFLEVRSDGHGGALLRTVASNQVAPVPRLPLEVIIRELYPSVQPCRMKVPQGFCSVTMREVPRKRRLGDGTFWTDTLSMNLRETFDEGFLAAVRAHQGLPTLPSPKPPHT; this is translated from the exons GCGGCAGCGCCTCTCCGGGGTCGTCCCCATGCGGCTGGCGGAGCAGGTGTCGGCCAGCTGCGGCGACTCGGCGGCCCGGCGGCCCAGGTGGGCCTGGGAGCGGGTGTGCGGCGTCGGGGCGCGGGAAACCGCTCGGGCCTCCCGGAGCGGCCGGCCGTGGGGCGGCGGGGGTCGGCCGG CTCCGTGAGTCTAGCCGAGGTGTGGGACCAGAGGGCGATCGGGCGCTACCACGAGCTGTTCGCGGCCTCGCTGGGCAACCTGGAATGGTTGCGGTTCTGTCTAAATCGGCACCGTGGGGAAATCCCGGCCGATGACAAG GGTTTCACTGCCATCCACTTTGCAGCCCAGAGCGGCAGGCTTGCATGCCTGCAGGTCTTGGTAGAGGAGTACAAGTTTCCCGCGGACCTGCCCACCAACGATGGCCAGACACCTCTACACCTTGTCATGCACAGTGACAACAAGACCATGGCCCTCCCCTGCATTCACTATCTGATTAAGCAAGGGGCGGCTCTCAACAC TCAGACATGCAACGGCTCCACACCCCTGCACCTGGCAGCCCGCGAGGGCCTGCTGAGCTGTGTGAAGGTCCTGGTGCAGAAAGGTGCCAATGTTCATGCCCAAGATGCCAGAGGCTGCAAGCCCATCGACTACTGCAAAATATGGAACCACCGCATCTGTGCCCG GTTCTTGAAGGATGCCATGTGGCAACAGGACAAGAAGGACTTTGCCCATGAGATGCGGAAACTGAAGAGGCTCAAGAAGCAGCTGGCGCTCACGGAGGAGGACTGCCTGACTGAGTATCAG AAAGAGCAGCAAATTCTGAGAGAAGCTGACTTCAAGAAGTGGCTCCATCGCAAGCTGCTGCCCCAAGGCCAATCCCTGATCCGCAACACTCAGGGAGAGCCCCGTCCTCCACCCCAGGCCACTGTGCTCTCCAAGACCCCCAAGCACGGGGCACTGTGGCCTCCCAAGAGCGTCTACCCCTCCCGAGAGGCGCGCCTGCGACAGACGCTGCAGCCCAGTCAGCCCTCCGTGATGCCTATACCCACCTGCAAGCAGCCCATGGTCAGGCGGCCCAAGGTGTGGAATCTCAGCAACAACCCTGTCAGGTCCCCCACCGCCCAGATCGGCTACCCGCAGGGCATCCGCCTGGGCGTGCATCCCGACCCCAGGCCGGAGCACGACTTCCGCTGCTTCCTCGAGGTGAGGTCCGACGGGCACGGTGGTGCGCTCCTGCGCACGGTGGCCAGCAACCAGGTGGCGCCTGTGCCCCGGCTGCCTTTAGAGGTGATAATCCGCGAGCTGTACCCATCGGTGCAGCCGTGCAGGATGAAGGTGCCCCAGGGCTTCTGTTCTGTCACCATGAGAGAGGTGCCCCGGAAGCGGCGCCTGGGTGATGGCACCTTCTGGACCGACACTCTGAGCATGAACCTGCGAGAGACATTTGACGAAGGCTTCCTGGCAGCTGTGCGAGCCCATCAAGGGCTCcccactctgccctcccccaAACCACCCCACACTTAA